The genome window CGGCACTCAAAGCTGTCGGAACCGGCCTGCCAGGAGGCATGAAGAACGTCGGGGTGGAAATTTCCGCGAATGGGAATCCGAAGGTAGTTCGCTTCGTTGACCAGGCCGGCCGATGGACCCTGGCGTTTCCCGGGCTGGATCCTGCGTTTCTGTGCTCGGTGGTCGTTCGAGGTTCAGGCTGGGACGCCGTCGGCCATCATTTCTCTCTTCAGTCGACGTAACCCAGGGCTTCGAGCTGCCGTCTGGTGTCTCGATCGATCTCGGTCCGATGCTCCCCTGCCTCCTGTCTCAGGCGCCAGGTTGCCTCCCAGGCCTGAAGGCGCGACCGCAGCCAGTCGGCCTCGATGGAGGACGACCCGGCAACGTTGCGATGCTCACCGGGGTCGAACTCGAGGTGAAAAAGATACTCCGCGTCGTGCGTTCGACCCCGGCCTCGCCCCATGCCCCAGTCGAATCGCGGCCTCGGAACCCTGATCAACTTCCACCGTTCGGAGCGTGCCATCGCGGCCATCCTGAGGCCCGGAGCAGTGGCGAAGTGAAGGTTGGGCTCTCGGCCTCCGTTCCACTCCCCGAAAATCGCGTCCCACAGTGCCCTGCCACCTTCCACATCACCTGCCTCTCCCGGCCTGACCAGGTTGACGAGGGAGGCGTGGAGATCGAGAGTGTCGGTCGGTTCAGCTACGACCGTGTGCGGAACGACGCCCGGCCACCACACGACCATCGGCACATGCAGCATTTCATCGTAGAGCGTGTATCCGTGAAGAACGCCGTCATGGTCGAAGAGCTCCTCGCCGTGATCGGAGGTGATCACGACCATCGCTTGTCCCGGAAACCGGCGTTGAATCTCTTCCATCAAAGTACATAGCTCGGCGTCGTTGTACGCCAGATTCGCCGCGTACCTCTGGCGCAGCCATTTCTGGTCCTCGAGCGTCACCTCCCGTTCGGCGTCCCGGATCGAGGCGAGCGTCCGCGTCCGCCCGTCGAGGTGCTTTGCGGACGCGCTAACGAACCGGCGTGGATAAGGCCTGGGCGGAGTATAGGGATTGTGGGGATGGAGGGTGTGGAGATAGAGAAAGAACGACTCGTCGACTGCACGATTGTCGAGCCATCTGAGGACCGCCCGATGAACTCGCCTGGCACTGTCGTTGACGACGACCTTTCCTCCTCGGCGGTGATCCTGAACGATAGGAAGGTATTCGTAGTGTTCGAATCCTCTGGTCAGGCCGAACCCGGGCGTGAGATGCGGGTTGGAGGAGAACGACGCTGTCACGAACCCGGCCTGGGTAAACACCTCTGCCAGAGTTTCAGGCCCCGACGGGGACAGTGCGCGCCCCTGGAGAAAGCCGTGACCGGTGAAGAGAGACTTGGTGGCCGGCCCGGTGTTTGGAGCAACCGAAAAGTGATTCCTGAACACGGCTCCTTCGGATGCCAGCCGATCTATGCAGGGACTCGCGCCGATGGTCGCGCCGAGGTGGTCGACAAAGTCGGCGCGGAGCGCATCGAGCACGTAGACCAACACCACCCTCGGCGGATCCGGAGCCGATTCGGTCGTATGCGCAGCAGTAGTTGATTCACCGACCAGCCGCAAGTTTTGCCATCGTCCTG of Acidobacteriota bacterium contains these proteins:
- a CDS encoding sulfatase yields the protein SGAAPRGEVEIEDEDVTQSGWSAVEFVRWVEAGSRLVGKFESPLETSPRQHFSISVDTGDDANPAVFDLAGGSPVEPGSIRSVDLPLRTTEGLVRIRLTAKGPGSAGRWQNLRLVGESTTAAHTTESAPDPPRVVLVYVLDALRADFVDHLGATIGASPCIDRLASEGAVFRNHFSVAPNTGPATKSLFTGHGFLQGRALSPSGPETLAEVFTQAGFVTASFSSNPHLTPGFGLTRGFEHYEYLPIVQDHRRGGKVVVNDSARRVHRAVLRWLDNRAVDESFFLYLHTLHPHNPYTPPRPYPRRFVSASAKHLDGRTRTLASIRDAEREVTLEDQKWLRQRYAANLAYNDAELCTLMEEIQRRFPGQAMVVITSDHGEELFDHDGVLHGYTLYDEMLHVPMVVWWPGVVPHTVVAEPTDTLDLHASLVNLVRPGEAGDVEGGRALWDAIFGEWNGGREPNLHFATAPGLRMAAMARSERWKLIRVPRPRFDWGMGRGRGRTHDAEYLFHLEFDPGEHRNVAGSSSIEADWLRSRLQAWEATWRLRQEAGEHRTEIDRDTRRQLEALGYVD